The Desmodus rotundus isolate HL8 chromosome 3, HLdesRot8A.1, whole genome shotgun sequence genome includes a region encoding these proteins:
- the CYB5RL gene encoding NADH-cytochrome b5 reductase-like isoform X2 gives MMDEREEDDDEEAWLQLRPVEPLPSQCCGSGCSPCVFDLYNQDLARWEAARARKDRSLLRGKESQSCPSELSPETFLAFRISAMEKLTEDTYRVQFALPGNSQLGLWPGQHLILRYTQCYQTGLMSRYVESWRAGVTAFWRGPFGGFFYKPNQHGELLMLAAGTGLAPMVPILHSITDNADDETFVTLVSCFKTFEGIYLKTFLEEQARFWNIRTFFVLSQESSPEQLPWSYREKTRFGRLAQDLVEELVGSCRRKPFALVCGSAEFTKDMARCLLRAGLDEDSYFLF, from the exons ATGATGGATGAAAGGGAGGAAGACGATGATGAGGAAGCCTGGCTACAGCTTCGGCCTGTGGAGCCCTTGCCGTCCCAGTGCTGTGGCAGTGGCTGCTCGCCCTGTGTGTTCGACCTCTATAACCAAGACCTGGCAAGGTGGGAGGCAGCCCGAGCCAGAAAGGACAGAAGCCTGCTAAGAGGGAAGGAGTCACAG AGCTGCCCCTCCGAACTGAGCCCAGAGACGTTCCTGGCCTTCCGTATCAGTGCCATGGAAAAACTCACTGAAGACACCTACCGTGTCCAGTTTGCCCTACCCGGGAATAGCCAGCTCGGCCTGTGGCCTGGCCAGCACCTCATCCTACGGTACACGCAG TGCTACCAGACTGGGCTGATGTCCCGGTATGTTGAGTCCTGGAGAGCAGGAGTCACGGCTTTCTGGCGAGGACCTTTTGGAGGCTTCTTCTATAAACCAAACCAG CACGGTGAGCTGCTCATGCTGGCTGCGGGCACCGGCCTGGCCCCCATGGTACCCATCCTGCACAGCATCACGGACAATGCAGATGATGAGACCTTTGTCACCCTGGTCAGCTGCTTCAAGACCTTTGAGGGCATCTACCTGAAAACCTTTCTAGAGGAGCAGGCCCGTTTTTGGAATATCCGCACCTTCTTTGTACTCAGCCAG GAGAGCTCCCCGGAGCAGCTGCCCTGGAGTTACCGGGAGAAGACCCGCTTTGGCCGCCTGGCCCAGGACCTGGTTGAAGAGCTGGTTGGCTCCTGTCGGAGAAAGCCATTTGCACTGGTCTGTGGCTCGGCTGAGTTCACCAAGGACATGGCCAGGTGCCTGCTGCGTGCAGGCCTGGACGAGGACTCCTACTTCCTCTTCTAG
- the CYB5RL gene encoding NADH-cytochrome b5 reductase-like isoform X1 has protein sequence MMDEREEDDDEEAWLQLRPVEPLPSQCCGSGCSPCVFDLYNQDLARWEAARARKDRSLLRGKESQSCPSELSPETFLAFRISAMEKLTEDTYRVQFALPGNSQLGLWPGQHLILRGIVDGLEIQRAYTPISPANAKGYFEVLIKCYQTGLMSRYVESWRAGVTAFWRGPFGGFFYKPNQHGELLMLAAGTGLAPMVPILHSITDNADDETFVTLVSCFKTFEGIYLKTFLEEQARFWNIRTFFVLSQESSPEQLPWSYREKTRFGRLAQDLVEELVGSCRRKPFALVCGSAEFTKDMARCLLRAGLDEDSYFLF, from the exons ATGATGGATGAAAGGGAGGAAGACGATGATGAGGAAGCCTGGCTACAGCTTCGGCCTGTGGAGCCCTTGCCGTCCCAGTGCTGTGGCAGTGGCTGCTCGCCCTGTGTGTTCGACCTCTATAACCAAGACCTGGCAAGGTGGGAGGCAGCCCGAGCCAGAAAGGACAGAAGCCTGCTAAGAGGGAAGGAGTCACAG AGCTGCCCCTCCGAACTGAGCCCAGAGACGTTCCTGGCCTTCCGTATCAGTGCCATGGAAAAACTCACTGAAGACACCTACCGTGTCCAGTTTGCCCTACCCGGGAATAGCCAGCTCGGCCTGTGGCCTGGCCAGCACCTCATCCTACG AGGGATAGTAGATGGCTTAGAAATTCAGAGAGCCTATACGCCCATCAGCCCTGCCAACGCAAAAGGATACTTTGAAGTTTTAATCAAG TGCTACCAGACTGGGCTGATGTCCCGGTATGTTGAGTCCTGGAGAGCAGGAGTCACGGCTTTCTGGCGAGGACCTTTTGGAGGCTTCTTCTATAAACCAAACCAG CACGGTGAGCTGCTCATGCTGGCTGCGGGCACCGGCCTGGCCCCCATGGTACCCATCCTGCACAGCATCACGGACAATGCAGATGATGAGACCTTTGTCACCCTGGTCAGCTGCTTCAAGACCTTTGAGGGCATCTACCTGAAAACCTTTCTAGAGGAGCAGGCCCGTTTTTGGAATATCCGCACCTTCTTTGTACTCAGCCAG GAGAGCTCCCCGGAGCAGCTGCCCTGGAGTTACCGGGAGAAGACCCGCTTTGGCCGCCTGGCCCAGGACCTGGTTGAAGAGCTGGTTGGCTCCTGTCGGAGAAAGCCATTTGCACTGGTCTGTGGCTCGGCTGAGTTCACCAAGGACATGGCCAGGTGCCTGCTGCGTGCAGGCCTGGACGAGGACTCCTACTTCCTCTTCTAG
- the CYB5RL gene encoding NADH-cytochrome b5 reductase-like isoform X3, which yields MMDEREEDDDEEAWLQLRPVEPLPSQCCGSGCSPCVFDLYNQDLARWEAARARKDRSLLRGKESQSCPSELSPETFLAFRISAMEKLTEDTYRVQFALPGNSQLGLWPGQHLILRGIVDGLEIQRAYTPISPANAKGYFEVLIKHGELLMLAAGTGLAPMVPILHSITDNADDETFVTLVSCFKTFEGIYLKTFLEEQARFWNIRTFFVLSQESSPEQLPWSYREKTRFGRLAQDLVEELVGSCRRKPFALVCGSAEFTKDMARCLLRAGLDEDSYFLF from the exons ATGATGGATGAAAGGGAGGAAGACGATGATGAGGAAGCCTGGCTACAGCTTCGGCCTGTGGAGCCCTTGCCGTCCCAGTGCTGTGGCAGTGGCTGCTCGCCCTGTGTGTTCGACCTCTATAACCAAGACCTGGCAAGGTGGGAGGCAGCCCGAGCCAGAAAGGACAGAAGCCTGCTAAGAGGGAAGGAGTCACAG AGCTGCCCCTCCGAACTGAGCCCAGAGACGTTCCTGGCCTTCCGTATCAGTGCCATGGAAAAACTCACTGAAGACACCTACCGTGTCCAGTTTGCCCTACCCGGGAATAGCCAGCTCGGCCTGTGGCCTGGCCAGCACCTCATCCTACG AGGGATAGTAGATGGCTTAGAAATTCAGAGAGCCTATACGCCCATCAGCCCTGCCAACGCAAAAGGATACTTTGAAGTTTTAATCAAG CACGGTGAGCTGCTCATGCTGGCTGCGGGCACCGGCCTGGCCCCCATGGTACCCATCCTGCACAGCATCACGGACAATGCAGATGATGAGACCTTTGTCACCCTGGTCAGCTGCTTCAAGACCTTTGAGGGCATCTACCTGAAAACCTTTCTAGAGGAGCAGGCCCGTTTTTGGAATATCCGCACCTTCTTTGTACTCAGCCAG GAGAGCTCCCCGGAGCAGCTGCCCTGGAGTTACCGGGAGAAGACCCGCTTTGGCCGCCTGGCCCAGGACCTGGTTGAAGAGCTGGTTGGCTCCTGTCGGAGAAAGCCATTTGCACTGGTCTGTGGCTCGGCTGAGTTCACCAAGGACATGGCCAGGTGCCTGCTGCGTGCAGGCCTGGACGAGGACTCCTACTTCCTCTTCTAG